The proteins below are encoded in one region of Conger conger chromosome 17, fConCon1.1, whole genome shotgun sequence:
- the inha gene encoding inhibin alpha chain, producing MRSRNPSVAPCLLTALILVLGPLGGTQACQESRGERGLVLDWLRQQILARMGLEEAPVPGVGPEGATGEGEGPVAQRIHRPRVGRAAWSEGWQAPQDSSQVILFPSSDSTCTPSSAPPSPGASSFTYYFQPSTHCLESSLTSAHFWFYSGPGPQTPNTSVPLYVLTAGQQLLQAAPDPESLEEDGWSRYRLGPHVLPSLSQGPFVLQVRCPTCTCSTQAEQTPFLHLHTRPRAPDRARRSSVPWSLSALDRLQRPSKDGGDYHDCHHEELNISFHELGWENWIVHPKVFTFHYCQGNCSSQDRITTLMGIRQCCAPLPGTMKPLRVRTTSDRGYSVKYETLPNINAEDCTCI from the exons ATGCGGAGCAGGAACCCCAGTGTGGCCCCCTGCCTCCTCACAGCCCTGATTCTGGTTCTGGGGCCCTTGGGGGGGACCCAGGCCTGCCAGGAGAGCCGGGGGGAGCGGGGCCTGGTGCTGGACTGGTTGAGGCAGCAGATTCTGGCCAGaatgggcctggaggaggctcCTGTCCCTGGGGTCGGGCCAGAGGGAGCcacaggggagggggagggcccgGTGGCCCAGCGGATACACAGGCCCAGGGTGGGGCGGGCAGCTTGGTCTGAGGGCTGGCAGGCTCCCCAGGACTCTTCCCAGGTCATCCTGTTCCCCAGCTCAG ACTCCACCTGCACTCCCAGCTcagcgcccccctcccctggagccTCTAGCTTCACCTACTACTTCCAGCCCTCCACCCACTGCCTGGAGTCCAGCCTCACCTCCGCACACTTCTGGTTCTACtcgggccccgggccccagaCGCCCAACACCTCGGTCCCGCTGTACGTCCTCACCGCCgggcagcagctgctgcaggccGCCCCAGACCCGGAGAGCCTGGAGGAGGACGGCTGGAGCAGGTACCGCCTGGGGCCCCACGTACTCCCCTCCCTGAGCCAGGGGCCCTTCGTGCTCCAGGTCAGGTGCCCTACCTGCACCTGCTCCACCCAGGCCGAGCAGACGCCCttcctgcacctccacacccGGCCCCGGGCCCCCGACCGGGCCCGGCGGTCCTCCGTCCCGTGGTCTTTGTCGGCCCTGGACCGGCTGCAGAGGCCCTCGAAGGACGGCGGGGACTACCATGACTGCCACCACGAGGAGCTCAACATCTCCTTCCACGAGCTGGGCTGGGAGAACTGGATCGTGCACCCCAAGGTGTTCACCTTCCACTACTGCCAGGGCAACTGCTCCAGCCAGGACCGCATCACCACGCTGATGGGCATCCGCCAGTGCTGCGCGCCCCTGCCCGGCACCATGAAGCCCCTGCGTGTGCGCACCACCTCCGACCGCGGCTACTCCGTCAAGTACGAGACCCTGCCCAACATCAACGCCGAGGACTGCACCTGCATCTAG
- the LOC133116570 gene encoding gap junction gamma-1 protein-like: MSWSFLTRLLEEISNHSTFVGKIWLTLLIVFRIVLTVVGGESIYYDEQSKFVCNTQQPGCENVCYDAFAPLSHVRFWVFQIIMITTPTIMYLGFAMHRIARMEDDDYRPKGRKRMPIVNRGANRDYEEAEDNGEEDPMITEEIEPEKEKKAEKPTNKHDGRRRIKKDGLMKIYVVQLLSRVAFEVAFLFGQYVLYGFEVAPSYVCTRMPCPHTVDCFVSRPTEKTIFLLIMYVVSVLCLALTVLEILHLGVSGIRDSFRKRHRALSRGRAAGGRQAPSAPPGYHTALQKGPAAKLGGLKPEYNLADSGRESFQDETRDLDRLRRHLKMAQQHLDLAYQEEGSPSRSSSPESNGTAAEQNRLNFAQEKQGAACDKGIRA, encoded by the exons ATGAGCTGGAGCTTTCTGACGCGGCTTCTCGAGGAGATCTCCAACCACTCCACCTTCGTGGGGAAGATCTGGCTGACCCTCCTCATCGTCTTCCGCATCGTGCTCACGGTGGTGGGCGGCGAGTCCATCTACTACGATGAGCAGAGCAAGTTTGTGTGTAACACGCAGCAGCCCGGGTGTGAGAACGTCTGCTACGACGCCTTCGCCCCGCTCTCCCACGTCCGCTTCTGGGTCTTCCAGATCATCATGATCACCACGCCCACCATCATGTACCTGGGCTTCGCCATGCACAGGATCGCCCGCATGGAGGACGACGACTACCGGCCCAAGGGCCGCAAGAGGATGCCCATCGTCAACCGCGGCGCCAACCGCGACTACGAGGAAGCCGAGGACAACGGCGAGGAGGACCCCATGATCACGGAGGAGATCGAGCccgagaaggagaagaaggccGAGAAGCCCACAAACAAGCACGACGGGCGGCGGCGCATTAAGAAGGACGGGCTGATGAAGATCTACGTGGTGCAGCTGCTGTCGCGCGTGGCCTTCGAGGTGGCCTTCCTGTTCGGCCAGTACGTGTTGTACGGGTTCGAGGTGGCCCCGTCTTACGTGTGCACGCGCATGCCCTGCCCCCACACGGTGGACTGCTTTGTGTCCCGGCCCACGGAGAAGACCATCTTCCTCCTCATCATGTACGTGGTGAGCGTGCTCTGCCTGGCGCTGACGGTGCTGGAGATCCTCCACCTGGGCGTGAGCGGGATCCGCGACTCCTTCCGCAAGCGGCACCGCGCCCTCTCCCGCGGGCGGGCCGCCGGCGGCCGGCAGGCCCCCAGCGCCCCGCCCGGGTACCACACCGCTCTGCAGAAGGGCCCCGCGGCCAAGCTGGGCGGGCTGAAGCCGGAGTACAACCTGGCAGACTCGGGCCGCGAGTCGTTCCAGGACGAGACGCGGGACCTGGACCGGCTGCGGAGGCACCTGAAGATGGCGCAGCAGCACCTGGACCTGGCCTATCAGGAGGAGGGCAGCCCGTCACGCAGTAGCAGCCCGGAGTCCAACGGGACGGCCGCCGAGCAGAACCGCCTCAACTTCGCCCAGGAGAAGCAGGGCGCGGCCTGCGATAAGG GGATCCGAGCCTGA